In Vicia villosa cultivar HV-30 ecotype Madison, WI linkage group LG7, Vvil1.0, whole genome shotgun sequence, the DNA window ATTCCCTATCCCATCACAATGCAACCACTAGTTTCAAACCTCAACCCAAACGCCCAACCCTTCTTTCCACAAAACACTAACAACTCCCATAaccaccaacaacaacacaaGCTTATACCAAAACGAACTACGAAAACCTCTCGTCGTCGTGGAAATGTTACTCAGTTTCCCAACACCATTGATGAAGTTCAAGCATCACGCATTACCACTGTAATGATTCGCCACATTCCTAACCAACTCAGGTAACTAATATTGATTTTACCGGTGTTTTGGTGTTCACTGCTATTTTCATTCGCAAACTTTTCTATGGAAAATTTCCAGGTTCGGTGATTTGTTACATCTTCTTGACGAACATTGCTATGAGATCAACAAGTCCGTTGATGATCCTGCTGATTGGTCCAAGTTCGATTTTCTATACTTACCGATGGATTACAAGTAAAGAACATTCTAGAATTTGTTCGGTTTTTTTAATTCATGTTGATAGTGTTGATTTATTGTTATGTTTGGTTTATTATAGGAAGCATGCAATGGAGAGAAGAATGTCGAATTTGGGATATGCGTTTGTGAACTTTACAACACCTTCTGCTGCATTTAAGTTTTACAAACAGTTTCAAGGATTTGAGTGGAGTGTGACAGAGAATCGGAAGATCTGTGAAATTAATGCAGCTCATGTTCAAGTATGTTTGTTACTATTCCTTTTATTCTCTCAAGATCTTGTTTGAAttactttttgtttttcatttttagaGTTTGTTTTTATAGCACAAAATGTTTATCAATAAATTTgcataaactatttttattataaaaaatttaatatattttttttataattataagtttaaataagttttaaaaaaatgttattaaCCGTAGTTTTGGTATCATAAAATTTATGTTAGTAAGTGAATTCAAATTAACTATGGTTTAAAATTGCGGTCCAGAATGCTCGTAGGTAAATCGATTGCTGTCATTACGATTGTTGTGACGTGTAATGTGGTCGGTGTagtgttgatttttgattttagAGTTTTGAGTTATTGATTTTTTGATGAAAATATCTAAACAAATATGGGCCAAATTGTTTGACCAAAGTTCATAATATGGTCACACATGGATTTTAAATCTCATTACATTTAGAGTCTAATATGATTGTGGAGACTGTCACATCAATATCGAGTAGCTTTTAGATGGTTCAGGATACTACCGCATCAACAATATTGAGTAGCTTTTAGGTGATTCCGGATACTACCGCATCAACAATATATTTAAAACCCTTTTGAAAGGAACACTACTTGGTTTAAGTTTTCCAACATTATCTCACCTCAATTTTCTCAAAATAGCTCTTGTTTATTTTTGGCAGGGAAGAGATAAGTTGGAGAGAATTTTCTGTCAAAAAGTATTCCGAAGCAATAGCCACAAATTCCGTCCTATTGTATTCTATAAAGGGCGTGATGGTTTCAATCGCAGAATGAAGGGAACCCCTTTGGGAATACATGTAAGAGGATTACCTTTCACTTGAACACATGCAGGATGCTTCTTTCTAAGTATTTGATTTAGGTTTCATCCAAGTTGTAGTAGTGCTAACTAAGAGCTTTGTTGTTTTAAATGTGTAAATATATAATACCCATGTTTTCATTCTCTCCCTAGAATTATGCTACAAATTAAATCTGGGGTGAATTGGAAACATGGGTTTAGTAAGAATGGATCTGTTGATGATGACTTGGTTTCTATCTTCTCGGTGCCTATTGTTAATTGTACTACAGTTCTTGTGGTATTTCTTTCAAATATTTCGGTTGTGGTTGGTTAATAATAGTGCTTTGTGGTTTTGTATTAATATTCAGCTGTCTGTCACTTGTGAATATGATTGTATTGGGTAATTGACATGAGATGAGTTCATATCcactaaaaaaaattgttttagggCATATTTCAATTTGGCTTATTTGAGTTTATCTAATATTTCGGTTGTGGTTAATTATAGTGCTGTGTGGTTTTTTGTGTTAATATGATTGATTGTGTTTGGGTTATTTGCAATTATAAAATATGATAATGAGTTGGGTAACGAGGAAACTAGTATCTATCTTAAATCCTCCTCCAAATCCATCTCGTTTAtttcattatgtgttttattatttagttttgataatttaaaatattaaacatgtgatcaatatttatatattttaatttgtatttattatttaaaatatttgaaatgaatatatgaaattttttgaaattgttttattttattatttgtaatgtaatttgattttgtaaaaaataaatatttttaaagaattgATTTTACTAAATAGATGGTGATAGGGTggaaatatctgaatccaatctgAATTAGTTTGAGGTAAGTTTGTAATATAATTCTCCATGTTCATTAAGGATTGAGGCGGAAAACGGAGattgtttgaaaatttgaatttggatttgaaggaggtAAAAACCGTCTTTTGACTTGATTGTCATGCCTAAGTATGGAAAAAATTTACATTGATTAAAAATGTGAAGACTATGAATTCTACATTGGTAGTTTATATTGAGCAAAATTTTGCTATAATTGAGTACCATGAgtggactatgatctttaaagtAGTTTTATTAGAGTTGAATCCCAGgttttaaagaataaaaaaatactaaaagaaaTCTCTTTCCAActctaaattgtttttttaataagctACAACTCTAAATTGTAATATGTGACCATGTCATTTTTTAGGGTAAAGTActtttaaacaaaaattaaaattaacaatttaactgtatttttttcaaataactaAGTTGTAtctaatttaatattttacaagAATCTTATAATTATACatttaaatataaacaaaaaaagacAAAGTAGACTAATAAATTTAAActgttaaaatataaataaattgttatcttaattaaaaaaataaaataaaatatattaacaataaatatattttatatatttatttagaaTTGCATATATTTAAGTTATCTAAAAACATGTATAAATCAGTATCGACTAGTATGCATACACATAGGGTTCTCCATTAAAATATGTTTACATTAAGATTCAATTCTAAGTCCCCtatatttttatcttaattttggGTGTTCTCAATAACACGTCTAAGAGCTAGCACTGAAAGACATATTATATAGTCATACTAAGAGAGTTGAACAAAGATTTAAATGAGAGGTTGGGGACTTGGAGATGAGTTTAGAAACACATTGTTTTCGCCTAAGCAGAAGTAAGGCGAAGTATATTGAATACAAGGTCAACAAAAGAAGAACCGTTTCTAACCTAGAAGTGAAAGTTAGAGATCATATCATCCCGCAAGTCACACAGTTTAAATATATTAGGTCCTTAATAAAAAATGATCGAGAAATACAAGGGAGTGTAAACCATCGAATTCAAGTTGAGCGCACTACTACGAAAAACACATATAACAAAGGTTGTGAAAGGGTTACCATCACAGTTGACCAACCGTTTTGACGTAGGGTGTGATTGTAAGTTTGTTTACAACCACAATCCATTGGCCGATGTAGTAAAATGGAAAACGTGCTACCTATAACCACAATTTTATTCATTAACCGTTGTGAAATTATTTAAAGGTCTTGGGTTTGATACTCTGCAATGTCATTTTTGTCGTTTATTATTCTGGATAACGCTCTACTTATAACAACCATTGtggagttgtttttttttttaaatatatattttcttattttacatAATTCCCAATTTTTTAACCTAAATTTTTCTGAATCGTATCATACCAGAAATATTACATTAGAAAAAAAAGCAACAATAAAGCCATTTGTGAATCATATCAGACCAAAAATTATATTACATCAAAACCAAAATTGCATTAAGAACcaaaaattatatattacatCAAAACTAAAATGACACAAAACAACCTACAACTTATACATCATAACATCAAATAATAGTATCTTGGTGTCTTGGTATCTCGTCTCTTGGCGTTTTGACTTGAAACAtctataatttcaaataataatactTGTTAGTAAATAACCTTATCCTAAATTTAGATTATAGAATAAAAGATACTTGTTAATTTTCCCATATAGAAGGATGCCACAGATAGCCACTAGTAGAAGTTGTTGCATTaagacatgacaatcatgagattttaaaGCAATTAACTTGAGATCTTTCATTGATACAAGTTTCTCGATGTGTGATGAGTAACCTTATGGAAATTTGATGCCATGCAAAGATTCACattaacttttattttcttttttagataGAGTGTGACATGTCGGAGGCAAATAAGTTCTTTTTCCTATTTCTTCTAGAGCTAACTGTTGTCGTATACCCATCTCCACCATATCTAAATGAGAATTCTCACCATCTTTAGTCTTGACTGATATTTTTAGAAGTGTTCCTATTAAATTATCACACACATTTTCTCCAAATTCATCACATCAAGACAATGTCTTACACCGAGGCTAGACCAATATGAAAGATCAAAGAACACCGAtctctttttccaaatatttctcTTTACGAGAcattttttattctttctaaAGACAAAATTAATTTGTTCTTACCATTGATAAACATCATCGCCCGTTAAATGTTTATGAGTAATTTCAAACTCCTGCTCTCAGTTAAAAGCCTTTTGCAATCTAAAATAAGGATgattaaattttagaaatttccGATGCCCAAGGTAAAtggtcttttttttttcaaactcaaGTTGGTGAAAACATGTATTAAATTCACATATAGGACACGCTTTATGTCCTTTGGCATTGTATCCATCCAAATTACCATATGTAAGAAAGTCGTTGATTGTGCAAAATAACATTGCACGCATCTTAAGTTTTTCTTACCAAAATATGCATCATCAACGTTAATGATTTCCTCCCACAAAAGTCTTAAATCTTTAATTAATGGActtagataaacatctatgtcgTTTCCATGTTGTTTTGGTCCAAAAATCATGATACTTACAACATATACCTACGCTTCATGCAGAACCAAGGAGATAGGTTGTAAATCGTGAGAAAAACAAGCCACGAATTATGGTTAGTACTCAGATTACTATAGaggttcattccatcagtggAAATCCCAACCCTAAAGTTTATTGGCTCAAGGCCAAAATCCAGAAACAACGAAacaattttcttccattgcaaagaaTCAGCTACATGAAAAATGTTTCCATCACATTTTATTTTATCTACATGCCATCTAATACTCTTTGCGTCATTCGTATTATCAAAAATTCTCTTGAACCATGAAATTATTGGCAAGTACTACCGTAGAAACTCTTTATATTAATACTCGGTAAATTAATAAACTccctaaaataataaatttgtccgCTCCCGACTTGGGctaatgtaaaaaattgaaaaactcgataaaataataagataataatttttcaggagatccctttataattttgggtcccaagaaaatcataaattaataattcatagaaactgaaaaaaaatattacactCTATTGAAATATGATTCAATAGTTGTTTGTTTTCCTTTAAGAATACATTGAACACATTTGTTCCTCTTGTTTACATTTACTGTACTTCAAAAGTCATTATTGATTTCCAATGCATATGAATACAGTAGTTACTAATTTACGTTGAGTCCCAAGGTTCGCTGCAACGTAATTCTAAGAGGCATAGACTAATTTGCCTTTTTGTTTGGTATGTACAGTATAATTACtaaaaaactctttaaattaataattattaatttatcgataaattaataactctcgaaattaataaatttctccagtcctgacattattaatttaaagagtttctactgtatAACGCTTTAGCAGGAGGACGCTTCTTTCTACATTGTCATTATCACCATTTTTGTCCTTCAACTTGTAGTGCGACTCACCATGTTCCAGACATTGATCCAAATTTTCATACTCTTTCCTCTATAATGTGCAATCATTAGGGAATGCACGTATTTTTATATACCCCATACCTATTGGACACAATATCTTATTAGCCTCATAACAACGATCCGACAATTTTTTATCTTCTAGTAGCATTTATTTTAACAAATCGAGAAATTCCGTGAAATTTTTATCCGACCACCCACTTTTTgccttcaaattaaataattattacaaCAGAGGCAATGGTGTAAAACTAGTGTACCCCTTATATAATGGCGCATCCTTATCACTACATAAAGTATCATAAATATAGGCTTTCACAAAAGACTATTCTCCCATATCATAGATCATATCGTCTAGTCGATCATCTATATCTTCAGCAACTTCATGCATTTGTGACATTGCATTTTGACCTTTATCCACTTCTCCATGCCACATCCATGTTATACAACTTTTACATAATCAATCACAAGATAGGTGATATAATACTTCTTTCTTTGAACCTGATCGCGACAAAGTGGGTATGTctgtgattatgactgcaagtgcacagtctaccgcgtagttttaaaagatatcgaacccaaaggactaagaatcgacttaatatatttaattgttgctacgtaaatctaaggctaatattTGATTGATTAGGATCAGACGGGAAAAATAgggaaatataattaaattaaatcaagagGAAATTATACCGGTATGTAATGGTCGGACATCGAGGATCTAGTAAACTATCAACGCGAATCgtaattcaaaatacttttctgtagaaatcattagtttaaaaaTCTTCCTCTCACACTCTTGTGTTTATTGATTACGATCtcattattaaacctaagtgagcgctctcgctgtatcaattaaagtttaaaataatttttgaaaacaaatgaagactaattaaccttaaagcgctctcgctgtatttaaggttaatgcaTAATTCCTACTGTCCAGTTAAAACCTCCAACTCTCGTTTTaattgatcctaacttctatcgtttttaactctcgttacaaaacGGTTTAATTAAGTATTAGAAATTATAACCAGATAAATAAATTTTCGTTAATAAATTACATCGAAAGCATTACTAAATTCCCTCAGTTATATGACCTTACATACTGGTAATAAATATTTAGCCGGACATTATTTTAATTGACGGGACAGAGCAGATATAGCAGGTAAATATTATTCCGGACATAAATTGACAATATAACATAAACAGTAAACAATaattaatgctgaaaataaaaccGGAATTAAATTGCAGAACTGAAAGTATAATCTTGTAGTACCAAATCTTGAATCCGGAATGTAAACAAATTGCTGAAACTAAATCTATTTCTAAAACTGAAAACGAATTCTGAAGCTTGAAAAAGAAATTAAGGTGCAATAGTAtttccggtgtggaaatctattgcaGAGAATTGGTTGGGAAAAAGTAGACAGAGTTGGAAATTAAATTGCAGAGAAAGTAAATGACGGCAGTAGGGTAAAAGCTTCGTGTCGTTCTTCAATTCTTGCTGAGTATTTATAGAGTAGCATTAGGTTCTTGAATCTTGAATTTTTTCGTCTCAGTGCTTGCTTTACGGAGGAAAAATAGGCGGAGAGAAAACAGGCCTGACGAACGCTCTCTTCTGGGTGTGAGTGTGTGACTCACGTCACACACTAAAATATAAGGTGCATGCCGACCGGCAGAAGGGAGGGGGTGACGGACGGCGTGGCCTAGTGGGTGCCACTCGTCACGCGCATCTCCTTCTTCATCTTGGGCTTCATGGTCAGTGGGCCTTAGTTCTTCTTATTTGCGCCCCCATCAATTTAGCATCCTTTTAgcctttttctcttcatttttgcttctttctttgattattttctttGCAAGCCTTGATTTATTAAATACCTAAGACAAATacgaaataccggcataatacgaaataaagtaataaaatcgaaataaaatagggaaataatacatgtaaattaagctaaatatacgatacgttttcgtgttatcagAACCTCTTTTTGATATTTCTGAAATTAacacaaggacaataaaagaGACCATTATTGCTGGGAATATTTTGTTTTGCGaattcaaggaattcaagaactCCTTTCTCATACACCAAACCTAATTTGCTAGCTTTCATCCAACTACGTTTCATAGCAAATTCggaaaacaaaaataacatttctttcttcatttgcaatagagttataataacgaaatgaaaataaaaacatagCCTTATAACAACAAAACATCACAGTGCGAGAGCAAGACACATGACAACATCACATAGCCTTATAAcaataaaaacatcataaaattcgaataaaacaaaaaaaataaagtaatcaaattacaataaaacaaaaaaaaacacaattcatAAAGGAAAACCTCATCATAGTGCGAGTGAGAGACCAATAAATGAACAATGAACACATAAAGGTAGCATATTGTACTTCGAAGAGGAGGAAGAGACCAAGATATCAATGAATATGGTGAAGATTGGACGTTCCAAGAAATGAGTGAAGATAATAATGATTGGAAGTTCCAAGAAATGAATGAACATTTCACTATCACTGTAGTTTGGTTCGCTAGGGCATGTGTTATGAACGTTATAGAAGAAATTGTTATGTTTTAATTTTGCATAAAATAATTTCACCACAATTTTTTGAAATAATGCTAACACAGTAAAGCGACAAGAAATTTTTctggaagttttggaagtattactccatgggaaccttttgaaaattaattttatctTAAAACTGGATTGTTTGTAAAACCAGATAAGGAAAAGTAAAGTACATAAAAATCTATAAGCACATGAAAATACAAAGCATGAGATTAACTCAAAGCATCAGATAATGAATCAAAGTCTCAGATGAAATCCAAACATCATATGAATATCAAAGTATCAGATGGAATAACATGTATCATATGAATCATAATGCCTCAGATGAGTCCCAATGTATCAAACGAACCAAGGTGTCTTAGATGAATTATGGTGTATCAGATGAAACTTAAGGTATCAAAGGAAGCTTAAGGTATCAGAGGAACCACTCTAAGCATGAGATATAAATCTTAGATCTAAGTCAAATAGTCTAAAATATCCAAGAATATGATATTATCCAGTAGTCCTCAAGAACACATTAAAGATTTTTAGGGTTTTGCCTTTATTAATATctttaaaaagataataaaagCCTACGGGGAAAATGAAAAAGACATAAAGATAAATTTCAAGAAAATAAAGTGcaaggaatgtaaatgacatgaatgataatcattttatatttaaagtgcattaaagtaaagattgcacaataataatattagtatcaAAGTTAGAATTAATGAtctgattcgggacaaatttAGTGTTATGTTAAGAAATCGCAGATGTACTTATATAGAAGTAGCATTTATGAGGTCGATCATAAAATTTATGTACCGTACTTGTTAGATAAATGATAGAGATCATTCTCCTAAAACAAGTAGCACAAGTT includes these proteins:
- the LOC131617240 gene encoding protein terminal ear1 homolog, which codes for MTPNPYIIFLYLHQHHYFTKTLPIPYPITMQPLVSNLNPNAQPFFPQNTNNSHNHQQQHKLIPKRTTKTSRRRGNVTQFPNTIDEVQASRITTVMIRHIPNQLRFGDLLHLLDEHCYEINKSVDDPADWSKFDFLYLPMDYKKHAMERRMSNLGYAFVNFTTPSAAFKFYKQFQGFEWSVTENRKICEINAAHVQGRDKLERIFCQKVFRSNSHKFRPIVFYKGRDGFNRRMKGTPLGIHVRGLPFT